In the genome of Campylobacter helveticus, the window GGTGTAACTATGGGAGAGTATTTTAGAGATAGCTCAAGACACGCTTTGATTGTTTATGATGATTTAAGTAAGCATGCGGTGGCATATCGCGAGATGTCTTTGATTTTACGCCGTCCTCCCGGTCGTGAGGCTTATCCTGGTGATGTTTTTTATCTTCATTCAAGGCTTTTAGAAAGAGCTTCTAAATTGAATGATGAGCTTGGTGCTGGAAGTTTAACGGCTTTGCCTATCATAGAAACTCAAGCGGGTGATGTTTCGGCATATATTCCAACCAATGTTATTTCCATTACGGATGGACAAATTTTCTTAGAAACAGATTTGTTTAATTCAGGGATTCGTCCAGCGATTAATGTGGGATTATCTGTTTCTCGTGTGGGTGGAGCAGCACAGATTAAAGCTACCAAGCAAGTTTCTGGGACTTTAAGGCTTGATTTGGCGCAGTATAGGGAGCTTCAAGCTTTCGCTCAGTTTGCAAGTGATTTAGATGAAGCAAGTCGTAAGCAATTAGAACGCGGACAAAGAATGGTCGAGCTTTTAAAGCAACCGCCTTATTCGCCTTTATCTGTGGAAAAGCAAGTTGTGCTTATATTTGCAGGAACAAGAGGATTTTTAGATGATGTGGCGGTAAGCAAAATTAGAGAATTTGAAGATGGTATTTATCCTTTTGTTGAGGCGAAATATCCAGATCTTTTCGAGCAGATTTGCACCAAGAAGGCTTTAGATAAAGATTTAGAGGATAAATTAGCTAAGGCTATTGAAGAATTTAAAGCAAATCACTTGTAAGGTTCTTTTATGTCTAATCTTAAAGAAATTAAAAGAAAGATAAAAAGCGTTCATAATACGCAGAAAACAACTAATGCGATGAAGCTTGTTTCTACTGCGAAACTTAAAAAAGCAGAAGAGGCGGCTAAAAGATCTAAGATTTATGCGCAAAAAATTGATGAAATGCTTAATGAAATTTCTTTCCAAATTCACAAAGCAAATCAGGATGAAAAGGATATTCAGTTAAGCTGTTTTCAAAAAAGAGAAAAATTTAAAAATGTAGATATTATCTTTATTACTGCAGATAAAGGGCTTTGTGGTGGCTTTAATATTAAGACAATTAAAGCTGTAGATGAGCTTTTGGAAAATTATGAAAAGCAAAATATTGCCGTGAGATTAAGAGCTATAGGAAAAACTGGGATAGAGTATTTTAATTTTCAAAAAAGAACGCTCTTAGAAAAGCATTTTCATCTTAGTTCAAGCCCTGACTATGAGAAGGCTTGTGAAGTGATAAGTGCTGCTGTTGAGGATTATTTAAGCGGTGCAACGGATGCAATTATTTTAGTTCATAATGGCTATAAAAATATGATTACACAAGAGCTTAAAATTAGCCATCTTATCCCGGTAGAGCCTAAAGCTATAGATGAAAAATCTGCAACTTCGCTTTTGGAATTTGAACCAGAAGAAAGAGAGCTTTTGGAAGAGTTGATGAAAACATATTTTGAATACAATATGTATTATGCTTTAATTGATTCTTTGGCAGCAGAGCATAGCGCTAGAATGCAGGCTATGGATAATGCTACAAATAATGCTAAGGCAAGGGTAAGGCAGCTAAATTTGGCTTATAACAAAGCAAGACAAGAATCTATCACCACCGAATTGATTGAAATTATCAGTGGTGTTGAATCAATGAAATAAGTAAATTTTAAGGAGAGGTAATGCAAGGATTTATTTCGCAGGTTTTGGGACCTGTTGTAGATGTGGATTTTGATGATTATCTACCGCAAATTAATGAGGCAATAAGGGTAGATTTTAATAACGATGGAAAAGAGCAGAAATTAGTTTTAGAGGTTGCTGCTCATTTGGGCGATAATAGAGTAAGAACCATAGCTATGGATATGACAGATGGTCTAGTAAGAGGGCTTAAGGTAGAAGCTTTAGGGAAGCCTATCTCTGTGCCTGTAGGTGAGAAAGTTCTAGGTAGAATTTTTAATGTCGTTGGAGATTTAATTGATGAGGGTGAAGAAGTAAGCTTTGATAAGCATTGGAGCATACATAGGGACCCTCCAGCTTTTGAAGAGCAAAGCACAAAGAGTGAAATTTTTGAAACGGGAATCAAGGTTGTTGATTTATTAGCGCCTTATGCCAAAGGTGGTAAAGTAGGACTTTTTGGTGGTGCTGGAGTTGGAAAGACCGTAATTATTATGGAGTTAATCCACAATGTTGCTTTTAAACATAGCGGTTATTCTGTATTTGCTGGTGTGGGCGAAAGAACTCGTGAGGGGAATGACCTTTATAACGAAATGAAAGAAAGTAATGTTTTAGATAAAGTTGCCTTGTGTTATGGACAGATGAATGAACCACCGGGTGCAAGAAACCGCATCGCTCTTACAGGTCTTACTATGGCTGAGTATTTTAGAGATGAAATGGGGCTTGATGTATTGATGTTTATTGATAATATTTTTAGATTTTCTCAATCAGGCTCTGAGATGTCCGCACTTTTGGGAAGAATTCCATCTGCTGTTGGCTATCAACCAACTTTGGCAAGTGAAATGGGTAAATTCCAAGAAAGAATCACTTCAACCAAAAAAGGCTCTATCACTTCAGTGCAAGCGGTTTATGTGCCAGCAGATGACTTGACTGACCCTGCCCCTGCGACTGTTTTTGCACACCTTGACGCAACTACCGTTTTAAATAGAGCCATAGCAGAAAAGGGAATTTATCCAGCGGTTGACCCACTTGATTCTACTTCGCGTATGCTTGACCCTCAAATTATAGGTGAAGAGCATTACAAAGTTGCTCGCGGTGTGCAGTCTGTTC includes:
- the atpA gene encoding F0F1 ATP synthase subunit alpha → MKFKADEISSIIKERIENFDLNLEIEETGKIISIADGVAKVYGLKNIMAGEMVEFENGEKGMALNLEESSVGIVVLGKGDGLKEGDSVKRLKKLLKVPVGEALVGRVVNALGEPIDAKGPINTSEFRFVEEKAKGIMARKSVHEPLHTGIKAIDALVPIGRGQRELIIGDRQTGKTTVAIDTIISQRGQGVICIYVAIGQKQSTVAQVVKRLEEHGAMEYTIVVNAGASDSAALQYLAPYSGVTMGEYFRDSSRHALIVYDDLSKHAVAYREMSLILRRPPGREAYPGDVFYLHSRLLERASKLNDELGAGSLTALPIIETQAGDVSAYIPTNVISITDGQIFLETDLFNSGIRPAINVGLSVSRVGGAAQIKATKQVSGTLRLDLAQYRELQAFAQFASDLDEASRKQLERGQRMVELLKQPPYSPLSVEKQVVLIFAGTRGFLDDVAVSKIREFEDGIYPFVEAKYPDLFEQICTKKALDKDLEDKLAKAIEEFKANHL
- the atpG gene encoding ATP synthase F1 subunit gamma — its product is MSNLKEIKRKIKSVHNTQKTTNAMKLVSTAKLKKAEEAAKRSKIYAQKIDEMLNEISFQIHKANQDEKDIQLSCFQKREKFKNVDIIFITADKGLCGGFNIKTIKAVDELLENYEKQNIAVRLRAIGKTGIEYFNFQKRTLLEKHFHLSSSPDYEKACEVISAAVEDYLSGATDAIILVHNGYKNMITQELKISHLIPVEPKAIDEKSATSLLEFEPEERELLEELMKTYFEYNMYYALIDSLAAEHSARMQAMDNATNNAKARVRQLNLAYNKARQESITTELIEIISGVESMK
- the atpD gene encoding F0F1 ATP synthase subunit beta; translation: MQGFISQVLGPVVDVDFDDYLPQINEAIRVDFNNDGKEQKLVLEVAAHLGDNRVRTIAMDMTDGLVRGLKVEALGKPISVPVGEKVLGRIFNVVGDLIDEGEEVSFDKHWSIHRDPPAFEEQSTKSEIFETGIKVVDLLAPYAKGGKVGLFGGAGVGKTVIIMELIHNVAFKHSGYSVFAGVGERTREGNDLYNEMKESNVLDKVALCYGQMNEPPGARNRIALTGLTMAEYFRDEMGLDVLMFIDNIFRFSQSGSEMSALLGRIPSAVGYQPTLASEMGKFQERITSTKKGSITSVQAVYVPADDLTDPAPATVFAHLDATTVLNRAIAEKGIYPAVDPLDSTSRMLDPQIIGEEHYKVARGVQSVLQKYKDLQDIIAILGMDELSEEDKLVVERARKIEKFLSQPFFVAEVFTGSPGKYISLEETIAGFKGILEGKYDDLPENAFYMVGNIDEAIAKADKLKA